In one window of Chryseobacterium sp. JV274 DNA:
- a CDS encoding GPW/gp25 family protein has protein sequence MDTPNYRMPFVPSTLMTEGGSIDTCDMGESIAHNIMLLITTKKGENRYDENYGNDVWNLEFDNGVTSAIWENVFVKSLRRQIQEYEPRIVSPQIDAHIQFVEHSYDTKEHTEIKKKVRIAINAKMEETGERFSFSTELFLSPMSID, from the coding sequence ATGGATACACCAAATTACAGAATGCCTTTCGTACCGTCTACTTTAATGACCGAAGGCGGAAGTATCGATACCTGCGATATGGGAGAAAGTATTGCTCACAATATTATGCTGCTGATCACCACCAAAAAAGGGGAGAACAGATATGATGAAAACTATGGAAACGATGTTTGGAATCTTGAATTCGATAACGGAGTAACAAGCGCCATCTGGGAAAACGTTTTTGTGAAAAGCTTAAGAAGACAAATCCAGGAATATGAACCAAGAATTGTAAGCCCGCAGATCGATGCCCATATACAATTTGTAGAGCACAGCTACGATACTAAAGAACACACCGAAATTAAAAAGAAAGTAAGAATTGCCATCAATGCAAAAATGGAGGAAACAGGAGAACGTTTCAGTTTTTCAACCGAATTGTTTCTAAGCCCGATGTCTATTGATTAA
- a CDS encoding APC family permease produces the protein MQKKLKLWDAIMLVMGSMIGSGIFIVSADMTRNLGSGFWLIVVWVITGVMTVAAAISYGELSALFPKAGGQYTYLKEIFGKRMGFLYGWGLFTVIQTGTIAAVAMAFGKFTAYLIPSLNDAAPIFQSGEFKITWIQILAIAVIVLLTYINTRGVESGKILQNIFTGSKIIALLGLIAAGFILVDISHLSENFSWGTDSFSNLKKDLSGNFIKEGWEPIGGMTLLGGIAAAMVGSVFSSVAWESVTFVSGEIENPKKNVVKSMIYGTSAVMILYIAVNYVYLNALDRDGIAFAANDRVAVAASQNIFGSAGTIIIALLVMISTFGCNNGLILAGARVFQTMAKDGMFFKSAVRNNKNEVPENALWMQGVWASILCLSGQYGNLLDMISFVIVLFYMITVFGVIYLRMKQPDLERPYKTWLYPVTPVIYLIIGTCFCILLLIYKQQYTWPGFVLVLLGLPVYYFINRKKADA, from the coding sequence ATGCAAAAAAAACTGAAACTATGGGACGCCATTATGCTGGTGATGGGTTCTATGATTGGAAGCGGGATCTTTATTGTAAGTGCTGATATGACGCGAAACCTGGGATCAGGTTTTTGGCTGATTGTGGTATGGGTTATCACAGGAGTGATGACCGTGGCAGCGGCAATAAGCTATGGAGAGCTTTCTGCACTGTTTCCGAAAGCCGGCGGACAATATACCTACCTGAAAGAGATTTTCGGTAAAAGGATGGGATTTCTTTATGGCTGGGGATTGTTTACCGTAATACAAACCGGAACGATTGCTGCCGTAGCAATGGCTTTTGGTAAATTTACAGCCTATCTGATCCCTTCACTTAATGATGCTGCCCCAATTTTTCAAAGTGGTGAATTCAAAATCACCTGGATACAGATTCTGGCGATTGCAGTTATTGTTTTGCTTACTTATATCAATACCAGAGGGGTAGAGAGTGGTAAAATCCTTCAGAACATCTTTACAGGTTCCAAAATCATTGCATTATTGGGCTTGATAGCTGCCGGTTTTATATTGGTAGATATTTCTCACCTATCAGAAAACTTCAGCTGGGGAACAGATTCTTTTAGTAATCTTAAAAAAGATTTGAGTGGTAATTTCATTAAAGAAGGCTGGGAACCAATTGGAGGAATGACTTTGCTGGGAGGAATTGCCGCCGCAATGGTAGGTTCTGTTTTCAGCTCTGTTGCCTGGGAAAGTGTAACTTTTGTTTCCGGTGAGATTGAAAACCCTAAAAAGAACGTTGTAAAGTCGATGATTTATGGGACTTCTGCTGTAATGATTCTTTATATTGCAGTAAACTATGTATACTTAAATGCATTAGACAGAGACGGAATTGCATTTGCGGCCAACGACAGGGTGGCGGTAGCGGCTTCACAGAATATTTTTGGAAGTGCAGGAACTATCATCATTGCTTTATTGGTAATGATCTCTACATTTGGATGTAATAACGGATTGATTCTGGCAGGAGCGAGAGTTTTTCAGACCATGGCAAAAGACGGAATGTTTTTTAAGTCAGCGGTAAGAAATAATAAAAATGAAGTTCCGGAAAATGCTTTATGGATGCAGGGAGTCTGGGCTTCTATTTTGTGTCTGAGCGGACAGTACGGGAATTTATTGGATATGATCTCTTTCGTGATTGTTCTGTTCTATATGATTACGGTTTTTGGAGTTATTTACTTAAGAATGAAACAGCCAGACTTGGAAAGACCTTATAAAACATGGCTTTATCCGGTGACCCCTGTTATTTACCTTATCATAGGAACATGTTTCTGTATTTTACTGTTAATTTACAAACAGCAATATACGTGGCCGGGCTTTGTATTGGTATTGCTGGGACTTCCGGTATATTATTTTATCAATCGAAAAAAGGCGGATGCTTAA